A region from the Hippopotamus amphibius kiboko isolate mHipAmp2 chromosome 15, mHipAmp2.hap2, whole genome shotgun sequence genome encodes:
- the LOC130837076 gene encoding olfactory receptor 18-like — translation MYLVTMLGNLLIILAVTSDPHLHTPMYFFLSNLSLADIGFISTTVPKMIVNIQTHSRVISYEGCLTQISVFIFFGCMDSMLLTVMAYDRFVAICHPLHYKVIMNPHLCCSLALVSFLVSLWDSQLHNLLALKLTCFKDVEIFSFFCDPPQFLNLACSDTLTNNIVMYFDNAIFGFLPFSGICFSYYKILYSILRVPSSGGMYKAFTTCGSHLSVVCLFYGTGLGVYLSSVVSQSPRKHTLASVVYTVVTPMLNSCIYSLRNRDIKRAMWRFLSKIF, via the coding sequence atgtacctggtcaccatgttggggaacctgctcatcatcctggctgtcacctctgacccccacctccacacccccatgtacttcttcctctccaacctgtccttggCTGACATCGGGTTCATCTCCACTACTGTCCCCAAGATGATTGTGAACATCCAAACTCACAGCAGAGTCATCTCCTATGAGGGCTGCCTGACTCAGAtatctgtttttatcttttttggatGTATGGATAGTATGCTcctgactgtgatggcctatgacaggtttgtggccatctgtcacccactGCATTACAAGGTCATCATGAACCCACACCTCTGTTGCTCTTTAGCTTTGGTATCTTTTTTGGTTAGCCTTTGGGACTCCCAGCTGCACAATTTGCTTGCGTTAAAACTTACCTGCTTCAAGGATGTGgaaatttttagtttcttctgtGACCCTCCTCAATTCCTCAATCTTGCCTGTTCTGACACTCTCACCAATAACATAGTCATGTATTTTGACAATGCCATTTttggttttctccctttctcaggAATCTGTTTCTCTTACTATAAAATACTTTATTCCATTCTGAGAGTCCCCTCATCAGGTGGGATGTATAAAGCCTTCACCACCTGTGGTTCTCACCTGtcagttgtttgcttattttatggaACAGGCCTTGGTGTGTACCTCAGCTCTGTGGTGTCACAATCTCCCAGGAAGCATACACTTGCCTCGGTGGtgtacactgtggtcacccccatgctgaacTCCTGCATCTATAGTCTGAGGAACAGGGACATCAAGAGGGccatgtggaggttccttagcAAAATATTCTAA